Genomic segment of Panicum virgatum strain AP13 chromosome 9N, P.virgatum_v5, whole genome shotgun sequence:
CAGATCTTACTATATAAATATTTCCCATCATATTTTATCCCATCCTGTTACATTTTCTTTTCCTAAAGTTAAGAGTGGGAACATGTTTAAAAGGGTTGAATAGACTAAAATATCCAATCTATGCTTACCATAGCAATGCTAATATTTGGACACCAGTAAACTTCGTGTCTGTACCGCTGACTGAAGTGATGTGTTCGTTTCAAAAAGTACTGGGCGGAGTTTACACAGGCCATTTCCGTTTTCCTCCTCCAATCATGAGCAGCGGTGGAAATGGCGCGTTATTTGGTTCGCGCTATAATTGTAGCGCACTAGGAATAGtaacaactttgaccactaattacggtgtcaaacaaagtcagtttacaaaactaacttcagaacccccgcgctagtgaccttgaagaatccgcgtgattagagaatgggtattgtagcatcactgtagctaatcatcgattaattatcgtcattagttttgtcgcgaaaagttacatccatctttaaaaagattttacaaatagatttcatttagtacttcatgcatgcgagattatCTTCTTAAGAAACGTGCACGCTAGTtttgttgccaaaaaaaaaagcccaAATCGCCACTCGTGCCGTGCCTCCCGACGCACGGAGGCTCGACGTGTGGCTCTACCTTCCTCCTTCCACCTGACCGGGAACCAGTGGTCAACCGCCCATGGACCTCGGCGCAGCAGGAGCAGGAAAACTTTAGCCCcagtcacaaaaaaaaagaaaaacttttgCCAGGTGCGACCGTGCGCCGCCAATTATTGGCGCAGGGGGAAACAGAGACCTCCCCGCGCCCCGGGCAGGCGACTCCCGCCGCCAGTGAGCAGCCGCTGTCGGAtctcctgctccggccgcctTCGCCCCTTCCAACCACAGATCCGCGCTCCCCTCGACTCACCTTCTCCATCCATTCCTCTCATGGCCTCCCTAGTGGTGCGTGTTGGGAGATCGAGAGGGTGACCTTGCTGCCCAcccaccgccgccacggccggtgACCACTCCGGTCCCGGCGGCCACAACACCCGCCGTCGGCCACTGCTCCGCCCCTCTTTGCCGCCCTGGTCCGTCCTCGTCTCTGCACTTCCGCCGTGGGCCCGCCGTTCGCCCTCCCGTGCGTGCTGCCAGTCCGCCATGCCCATCTTGGCgattgacgacgacgacgacctcctCGACGACATGGTACGGCCTTCGGACACCGACCCCCCACCGGCCGCCTGCGGCTTGTCGGAGCACCTCTACTTCGATTCGCCGACGCCGCCATCCACCCGCCCGCAGACAACCACTCCGGCGCCTCTCTCCCCGGACGGCTGGGGGGAGCTCTGATGGAGAGACGACACCCCATCCCTACCGCGACATCCTGTTGCAGCAACCGAGGGCGACCACCCCTGCCTCAGcaccggtggcggcgcaggcCGGCACGCCGGCTCCGATGCCCACTCTTCGCTCCATCGTGGTGCTGCCTCCACGTGCCGAGGGTGGGCACCGCAAGCGTCCTCGTCGGCGGGGCCGCCGGCTACCCTCCCCGCGCACCCTGGACGGGCAAGCGATCCCGACGCAGCCGCCACCGGCGCGGCACGGCAGAGCTGGTTGTCAATCTCCAGCGGCACGACCACCCCCACAAGGGTGGTCGGGCTGCCCCAAGACGCCTCCATGGTCAGGCTGCGTCTCGGGCCTCCTCGTGTCGACCCTGATGGTTGGCAACGAGTTGAGAGGCGGCGCGCGCATCCTCGGGACCTTTGGGAGCGGCCTTCACGGCtggaagcgccgccgcggcgatccTTCCCCAAGTGCTTGATGGACGATACTTGAACTACCTTTCGTTCAAGCATCGGGTTGCCTCGTGTCGTTTGCCTTTGCGGTGCCTGCGCTACCACGGCCATTCGGCACCGTGCCGAGGATTGCTTGCCGTCTCGTCGCCCGCCACTTCGCTCAGTCCAGCCTCGGCTGGACGGTCGTGTCGTTCCTACTGGGTTTGGGCATGATCGCCTTCCGATCTCCGACGTTCGGCCGTTGCCGACGACTGCTGCTACTGACGGTGGCCTTGACCTCACGCTCTCCACCGCCGATGACTTGGCTGTGGTTGCTTTGGCTGCGGCCAAATCAGCGATCATGGCTGTGCTTCGCATCGAGGAGGACAACTTCACCCTCAGGCCTGCCGTCCCCGAGCTATTCGTGGCCAGCTTCCAATCTTAGGAGCTCCGAGATCGGGCTTCGGCGGCGAGTGTTTCCCGGGAGAGGCCACTTTCCGGCGGTCTTCTGGAGCACTCTGGGCTGCCACACCCGTGGCGCCTGTGGGGGTGCCGCCTATGGAGGTGCCACCATCGGCCGAGGTGGTGCCAGTTGTGGAGGTGCCGCCTGTGGATGTGTTGCCTTCGGCCGAGATTGTGGTGCCAGCTTCTGAGGAGGCAACCGGCACGGTGGCGTCGGAGGACGATAATTCTGCAGCCTTGGAGGACTTCATCAGCAAAGTTTCAAAGGATATTTCACCGCCTCTTGTGGACAAGCCACCTCGTCGCCGTCGAGTTGACCCTGTCCTCGTCGACGCGCCTCCTCACCTGCCTTCGTCTGAGGTACTCGGCCTCAGGCGAAGCCATCGCCAAGTCTTGGACCCTCTCTCGGCTGTCAAGCCGGCAAAGCGAGGGTTGGTGCTCCTGATGCACCGACTTGGTGAGGTTGGCATGCCTCTACCCTTGGCGGCTTCGGTTTCGGCTTGCGGTGGAGAAATTGTTTCGTGAAGGACCTTAGTCGCACCATATGGATGTAATGCGGGACATACTTCCGATGTTGAAGTACCAGAGCAACAACTCTCCCTCCATGAGATGGAGCGTGAACTGAGGACTACGCTTAGAACCAGTCGTTAGGTTGTGCGAGGTGTGAGTAGTTTATATTGGAGTTTATTTTTCGGGTTGTGTTCAGCTGGCTTGCTGGTTTGTGTTCTTCTGGAGTCCGTTCCATTTGAGTTGTAACCGAGTAGTATACCATTTTTTTcgtcttaatacaatgatataCAGCATGcgcattcgagaaaaaaaaacttttgccTCGCCGGCTCACCTCCGCTGCGTTTCACCGGCATCTGGGGCCCACGGAAAAATATCTCCCTCCGGAGAGACTTTTGTAGGGTGGTTACACGTTCAGCTGGAGGACAAGTTCCAAAACGTGGGGCCACCGCACCGGAATCCAATCCCGCCGGACCCATCCATTCCGGCGGCCAGCTATCACGAGAACGGAGCGAGGTACATGGCCGGCAGTGTTAGCCGCACGGTGAGGCTGGgcatgtaaagtttttgaaatggaattttttcatatttgaagtattaaatataaattaattataaaattaattatagagCTCGTCTGTAAATAACGAGATGAATCCAATGAGTCTAGTTAATCTATCATTAGTGTATAGTACTTTAGTAATTATTGTAGCatttattgtagcaatttaatGTCTAATCATAGTCTGTTTATGCTCATtgaattcgtctcgtaatttacaagaaaactatgtaattaattttttatttcgtttagatttaatattttatatatataaattttttttctaatataataattttagaattttgaattttggaactaaacaagcGGGTGAAGTCTATGGGGCGCGGACACCGGGTGGGTACACGCCCCCGCCCCCACGCCGATGCGGTAGCGCCATCATTTAAAACCAGCTGATGCCTCTGGCCCTCTGCCCTCCAGCTCACTGCCAGTGCCACTGTGCCCGCCCATCACTCCACTCCCCCACAGCTCGCAGCAGCCTCAGCCTCAGCCAGCAGCTGCCACCCCCAGGCAGCCCCCTCCCCAGCCATAAAAACTCGCGCAGATCGCCTCGTCGCGGCCACCCACGCCACAGCCAGCCACACCACGCCTCCACTCACTCCCACTTCAGGCTTCCACCCGCATTGCCAGGCAACTgccggccggccacctcctGTGGCGCCGTGGCCGCTTCTGGACTGGAGATGGAGAAGCCCCGGCGGTGCCTCCCCGCCCTcgccctcctgctgctgctgctcctgtccATGTCCCTGCCGCCCCGCGCAGCGGCGTACCTCCAGGAGCGCAACAACTATATCGTGCACCTCCggccgcgcgacggcggcggcggcggctccgtcgAGGAGTGGCACCGCTCGTTCctgccgcgggcggcggcggcggggcccgactccgcggccgacggcgacggcggcccgcGGATCATCTACTCCTACAGCGACGTGTTCCCCGGCTTCGCGGCGCGACTGACggacgaggaggcggaggcgctgcGGGCCACGGACGGCTGCGTGCGCCTGTACCCGGAGGTGTTCCTGCCGCTGGCGACCACCCGCTCGCCGGGCTTCCTCGGCCTCCACCTCGGGAACGAGGGGTTCTGGAGCCGCTCCGGGTTCGGCCACGGGGTGGTGATCGGGATCCTGGACACCGGGATCCTGCCCAGCCACCCGTCCTTCGGCGACGACGGGATGCAGCCGCCGCCCAGGGGGTGGAAGGGCACCTGCGAGTTCAAGGCCGTCGCCCGGGGCGGATGCAACAACAAGATCATCGGAGCGCGGGCGTTCGGGAGCGCCGCCGTCaactccaccgcgccgccggtggacgACGCCGGCCACGGCACGCACAcggccagcaccgccgccggcaacTTCGTCGAGAACGCCAACATCAGGGGCAACGCGGACGGCACGGCGTCCGGGATGGCCCCGCACGCGCACCTCGCCATCTACAAGGTGTGCACGCGCAGCCGCTGCTCCATCATGGACATCATCGCGgggctcgacgccgccgtccgGGACGGCGTCGACGTGCTCTCCTTCTCCATCGGCGCCTACTCGGGCACGCAGTTCAACTACGACCCCATCGCCATCGCGGCCTTCAAGGCCATGGAGCGCGGCATCTTCGTCAGCTGCGCCGCGGGCAACGCGGGCCCGGAGCCCGGCACGGTCGGCAACGGCGCGCCGTGGATGCTCACCGTCGCGGCGGGCACCATGGACCGCGCGATACGGACCAATGTCAAGCTCGGGGACGGCCAGGAGTTCCACGGCGAGTCCCTGTTCCAGCCGGGGAACAACTCCGCCGCGGACCCGGTCCCGCTCGTGTACCCGGGCGCCGACGGCTTCGACGCCAGCCGCGACTGCAGCGTGCTGCGCGGCTCCGAGGTCACCGGCAAGGTGGTGCTCTGCGAGAGCAGGGGCCTCAACGGCCGCATCGAGGCCGGCCAGACCGTGGCGGCCTACGGCGGGGTGGGCATGATCGTGATGAACAGGGCGGCGGAGGGGTACACCACCTTCGCCGACGCGCACGTCCTCCCGGCGTCGCACGTCAGCTACGACGCCGGCGCCAGGATCATCTCCTACCTCAACTCCACGGGCAACGCGACGGCGAGCATCCACTTCAAGGGGACGGTCATCGGGTCGTACCCGTCGCCGGCCGTCACCTTCTTCTCGTCCCGCGGGCCCAGCAAGGCCAGCCCGGGCATCCTGAAGCCGGACATCACGGGGCCCGGCATGAACATCCTGGCGGCGTGGGCGCCGAGCGACTCGCACACCGAGTTCTCCGACGGCGGGGCCGACCTCTCCTTCTTCGTCGAGTCCGGGACGTCCATGTCGACGCCGCACCTGAGCGGCATCGCCGCGCTCCTCAAGAGCCTGCACCCGGACTGGTCCCCCGCGGCGATCAAGTCGGCGATCATGACGACGTCCGACGCGGTGGACCGCACGGGCCTGCCCATCAAGGACGAGCAGTACCGGCACGCCACCTTCTACGCCATGGGCGCGGGCTACGCCAACCCGGCCCTGGCCTTCGACCCGGGCCTCGTCTACGACCTCCGCGCCGACGACTACATCCCCTACCTCTGCGGGCTGGGGCTCGGGGACGACGGCGTCACGGAGATCGCGCACCGCCCCGTCGCCTGCGGCGGCGTCAAGGCCATCACCGAGGCGGAGCTCAACTACCCGTCCCTCGTCGTGAGCCTGCTGTCCCAGCCCATCACCGTGAGCCGCACGGTGACCAACGTGGGCAAGGCCAGGTCGGTGTACACCGCCGTGGTGGACATGCCCAAGGACGTGTCGGTGATCGTGCGGCCGCCGATGCTCCGGTTCACGGAGCTGAAGGAGAAGCAGAGCTTCACGGTGACGGTGCGGTGGGCCGGCGAGCCGaacgtcgccggcgccgagggGAACCTGAAGTGGGTCTCCGATGACGATTACATCGTGAGGAGCCCCCTCGTGATTCCAGGGAAAGGCGAGTAGCGGCCGGGAAGCAGAGGCCTCCCCTCTGCTGCTCGAGTTCAAAGGCAGGCTGCTAATTTTGCAACCGGTGATGCAGATGGCAGAGTATGTATAGCGTCTCTCTAGGCTACTGGACTTGTATGGCTCGTTTGTATAGGGTGCGAAAATTGGAGTTCTTCTCACGCGACAGCTGCAATTTTGGTGTGTAAATAACGGAGATCAATAAAGCTGTGTCCTTGGAATATAGCTTTGCATTTGCAAGCGATGCAGTCTGAGCTTTCAGAAATGCTGCCGCTCCATTTCTGAAACTCCGGGATTGTAGCCAGCATGTGCGGTGCGGAGGACACGATCACATGATCCCTCGATCCACAACGTGTTCAGAAGAAAACAACAGATATGAATTTTAGAACTTTTGTTttgccttttatttttttcccgaGATCATAGCTAGTACTGATTACTGAAGTCTGAACTATGCGAAAAGCGATGATGCTGTGCCACCGTAACACGGTTGATCTTTTTGCCTTGCTTGCCACCGAAGGACTCTCTTTTGTGCACCGGTTTGCAGCCTGTGAATCATTGGCCTCGTGTAAATGTTAGCCACACGGTACTCCCGTTCTCAACTCAGTAGAATGCAACCATTCCGTTTCTGaattcagaaaaagaaaagcggTCAAGATTTCTCAACAACGTATGACCACATGAAGaaccgatcatgtccaaaatcAGAGGTGATCCCCGGCGCGGTCGGCGCCAACAAGCATAAGCTTCCGATCGCCTTTTTGCATAGATCACGACGCGAAAAAGCGATGACGCAGTGCAACCGAACCACGGTGATGTgttttgccttgcttgcttaCCGGACAAGGGCTCTCGTTCGGCAAGCACAGTACAAAAGGGTCACCATGCCACTTTCTTCGGGATGTGTATAGATGAGCAAacgggccgcccggcccggctcgggcCCGGGCCGGGCCCGGCTCAATCGTGCCgggccaagtttggcccgtcgtGCCACCGTGCCGGGCTGCCCCGGGCTTCGTGCTTGGCCGACGGCCCAGGCCCGGCCCATGGGCCTattttcgtgccgggccggcccaaaTGGCCTGACCAAAACGGCGTGTCGGGCCGGCCCAAATAGCCCATAAACATATGAAGATATCAATTTCACAAATGTTTAAAGAATCGTATAAGCTAAATATTATTTCTCAAATATTATTAAGTTCATAAATGTTAAAAAACACATAAGTTACACATATAAGTTAACTTATTGACAAATAACAAATTATAAGttcatatataaatatataattatagTTATATATAAGCCAACGGGCCTCTACCGTGCCTTCCACTAAttgcgggccgtgccgtgccaccCGACGGGCCTGCCTAGCGGCCCAAGCCCGGCCCGGGACCCGTGCCGTGCCTAGCCCGGGCCCGGTGTCTTCGGGCccgtgccgtgcttgggccgtgcCGTGTCgcccgtgcttgggccgggctACCGGGCCTCGGGCCTTCTGCCCATCTATAGGGATGTGATGTGACTAGATTTCTTAGGCACCGATTCCTGCCtgtgatccttttttttttctaataggTGGCTTGGCTCGTGTAAATGTTGGCCGAACagtaagcaacaaagcacgtaGATACATATAGTACAAATGCACATGAGCCTTTTTGGCTGTCTGGCACATGACATGCCTTCTGCAACTTGTCCCTGAAATACCCCGGGCAACAGCTTAGATCTAGAGCTCTTGTGCAAGCAATTGCTATTCTTGAGCGTTACCCATCACTGTACTGGGGTATACTATACGATAAGGAAGCGCGACAGTACAATGCAGCATGTTCAGCTCAGCAGCAGGAACTGTACCGCGACCAATGAAATTGTGGGAGCCCAGACAAGCAAACTACGTACTACATTACTGAGGGTTGCCAACTCGACAACAACTTCATTGGGACTTTTAACTCGCTGTCCCCAAAGGGCACAAAACATTCAGCGGGCTGTCAAGAAATCGAACCACTGCATTGAAGATATCAGCATCAGCTTGATCTGAATTTATGGCCTCGCACTCATCAGTACAGAATGGAGCATGTTCCTGAATGATGGAGCGAAACAGCGATGATGTTCAATCTTCATGTAAGCCCACATATTTCTGGAGAATGATGTAGCCCATATGTATGTATACGAGAGTGGCATCTCTCATGAACACAACGCAGCATCTTCAGCATGAACACTCTAATGGGCACTCGGACAATCAGATTACTATTTCAGAGCACCTTCCACTCCCGTGGGACCCCAGAGCTCCGCGAGGACACACAAAATATCCAGGCCCCGTCCAAAAGATGAACCTTGTGCTTGTGGAATCTCTCAGACAATCAGATTACTATTTCGAAGCACCTTCTACTATTTCAACTGTTGAAGGCAATTTTGCCATCACTCCAACAGCGCGATACGACCTTGTGCTTGTGGCCACAACCCGATCGGTACGCGTAGTTACCAAACCGAAAGATTGGACAAACGTTTCCTGAATAACGCAGGCAAACGCGCAGAAATCAGCAACAGAATTTGCCAACGGCTGAAGGAGAGCGAGAACAGGACGCCGGGCAGGATCGCCGGACAGTGACGGCTCCGATGGTGCTTTCAGAGCATACGCGGTCAGGTTACTCCGTCCGACCCCATTCGGATCTGACTGTCTCCGGGGTTGATAGAAAGCAGCGCACCTGGACTTGCTATCTTCCGGAAGCACGGACATGGATCGGAGCGTAGCACGGAGCAAAACTTCCAGGCGTTTCACGGAACGGGAAAGGCTGCCCTCGGCCCTCCCTTTTGGCGAGGCAGCCGGTTTGCAACACCGCTGGTTTCGGCTATAGGCCCAGTTTGGTTCCTCGTAGCACAACTAGTGCTATAAAATAATCTTGTATGCATGTAGTACTAAATgatgtttatttgcaaaacctttttacggatgagtgtaatttttcgcgacgaatctaatgacagtaattaatcgatgatttgctacagtaatgttacagtaaccatcctctaatcatacggtcaaatgcctcataagattcgtctcgcaaaataGCGTATGAGTTGTGATACtaattttgtaaactgactatATTTATTAATATccctaattaatggtcaaaattTGCTATATTAGTTTGTGCTACAAAAACCAAACAGGACCGATGTTCAAATGAGCCGCGCCGTATGGCCTCCTCGCCCCTCACGGCCTCGCCGTCCCGACCGTCACGGCCTCCCTCCCCATCctggctcccgccgccgcggcttccCCGCCCTTCGCCGTCCGGGCTAGCGCTGCCACCACACCCGCCCTGACCATCTAGTCTCTTCACCCTCGCCGCCCTTCGCCATCCGGATTGGCACCGCCACGCCGACCGTCTGATCTCTTCACCCTCGCTGtcctgccgccgcagcctcccCGCCTCTGTAGTCTGGGCTAGCGACAGCGATGGAGGCTGCCAAGCTCAAGTTGGCATAGCACACTGGGCTGCCCGTACCGGCGGGACGGCACTAGTATCGGTATAACACGGCATGACACGACTAAGCCTTAGTGTCCAGTTGTGTCGTGTCGTGCCAAACAGTACCATGCCGTGCCAGGCCGTGTCGTACCGAACCGTACCCGTGTCGTGCAGCCTATTCGACCATCTATAGTTTTGGTTGCATGCACATCTGATTTTGaaaactagtctatcaacccgtgctcctgcacgagctaattagaattaatataaaaatgaggtcaataattataattatatatctcACGCCTTTTTCATCTAgaaaacatatcaggtgcaaaccaagaaaACCGTGTAAACTCCAATCTGGGCCACCGGATCAAGATCCAAGGGGCATGTGGGgatgggtaattttacaattaaccgcccACCCTtagattgggtaatcacacttttgcaaatcccccttcCACTCCCTCTGCGCCtctccttggatgttgatctggtggctcagattgaagtttgcacggtttgcacgaAGAGATTGTTTTAAACCTATATGTTTCCTTTCacctattaaatattctaacgtatactataaaatatatattaacCATTATGTAGatacaatagattttattttgcatcacacatcGATATGTATTTAATATATTGACGGGGTGTAAACCCGGGGCCCCTGACGGGCCTGATTCATAGAGGAGGGAGCCCAACAAATTCCCTGGGCCGGGCACGACACGACTCATCGACCCGCATGGGTAGCTGCCTTCGCTCATAAGGCAACGCGGCCgggagcccgacctcccggGACACGCGGCAGCCCCTCGACCCGGTGCTCCGGGTCAGAGGCGTGCCGGATGACCCGGACCGTGCGCTCCAAGACAgccgccctccctgacaggcgtGCCGGTCAAGCCAGGCCTCCGCGCTGGCTCCATGACGACGGCTTCCCTTATTTTGCAGTGCAGACATAGGCTACAGGACTCCCTGATAAAAGGAAAGCGCCGCCCGTGCATGCCCCGCGACACTACAGGAGGGGGGCGTCAACGGACGTTCCCTCCCTCGCCGTAATGATGGGTCCCCCTGTGCACCACTCCATTACGCCAGCGAGTGTGACCGGACACCCCTTCCTGACCTCGATAAGGCACCCCTCACCAGGCGTGCCGTTCTGCTGGCAGGGGCTACACAAAGGAGGCAAGAGGAGGCCCTGCAAACAAGGGACATAGGCCCAGGAGGACAAGACCAGAGGTAACCCTAGAGCGACCATCCGACTGACCAGGCCGCCCCGACTGGTCTAGGATGGGACAACACCTGAACAACCCATTGCCCAAGGAGATCACTAGGATCAAGCCTCCCCACTGCCGACCGACCGAGTGGGCCTCGACGACTGATAAGAACGAAGGACACATCGACGGTGCCAAGATGCAGTGCTAGATATATGTaaatgggggccccaccttggactataaaaggaaaagccccccacgtaggaaagggttggactcctagaggttcgacactgcttgaccagcttgtaacctcccctctgaactttgagcacccgggctcaagagcaatagagcaagaacaccacccccataTTGGATGTAGGGTACATtcggcccgaaccagtctaaatcctcgagtctttgcgttctagaccatatccgatcaagtgCACATCAAACGAGAAATCGAGTAGTttagtagtcgcccatttcccgcagcgacaGTTTGGCACCATCCGTGGGGAGCGCTTTGTGCGTTCACTGCTTCGACGATCGTATAGTTTCGATCGCCCCATTCGCCGCTCCGGCGGCAAGCCGTGGCGAGACGATCCGCTTCGGCTCCCTGGAGTTTCCCGCGATCCCCCGCGACGGATCATGGGCGCCTCCATCATTCCCGCCTTCCCAGACCTTCCGTTTCGGAAGTCTGGAGTCCGTCACCGATCATCTCGTGCACTACGCCTCCATGAGGAGGAagccgctccggcggccgcAGAGGAGCCCGTTCCTCCTCTCAAGCCTCACAAACTGACGCGTCGGCGATCAGTTCGCTGGCGCATCAGGAAGCACAGGCCGTCATAGCCAACCCGTGCGGTGCTCCGCCGCATCGCGCTCATGATGGCCTCCATCCCTGCCATCGAGGACGTCAATCTAGTCCTCTTCTCTCTGGCCAATGTCTCTCGGCAGCTCACGGGCGGACCTCCGCTCCCGACACCCTGCTCGTTCTCGGAGCGGCTCCCGTTCGGTCTACACAACTCCGCGAGCG
This window contains:
- the LOC120691324 gene encoding subtilisin-like protease, which encodes MEKPRRCLPALALLLLLLLSMSLPPRAAAYLQERNNYIVHLRPRDGGGGGSVEEWHRSFLPRAAAAGPDSAADGDGGPRIIYSYSDVFPGFAARLTDEEAEALRATDGCVRLYPEVFLPLATTRSPGFLGLHLGNEGFWSRSGFGHGVVIGILDTGILPSHPSFGDDGMQPPPRGWKGTCEFKAVARGGCNNKIIGARAFGSAAVNSTAPPVDDAGHGTHTASTAAGNFVENANIRGNADGTASGMAPHAHLAIYKVCTRSRCSIMDIIAGLDAAVRDGVDVLSFSIGAYSGTQFNYDPIAIAAFKAMERGIFVSCAAGNAGPEPGTVGNGAPWMLTVAAGTMDRAIRTNVKLGDGQEFHGESLFQPGNNSAADPVPLVYPGADGFDASRDCSVLRGSEVTGKVVLCESRGLNGRIEAGQTVAAYGGVGMIVMNRAAEGYTTFADAHVLPASHVSYDAGARIISYLNSTGNATASIHFKGTVIGSYPSPAVTFFSSRGPSKASPGILKPDITGPGMNILAAWAPSDSHTEFSDGGADLSFFVESGTSMSTPHLSGIAALLKSLHPDWSPAAIKSAIMTTSDAVDRTGLPIKDEQYRHATFYAMGAGYANPALAFDPGLVYDLRADDYIPYLCGLGLGDDGVTEIAHRPVACGGVKAITEAELNYPSLVVSLLSQPITVSRTVTNVGKARSVYTAVVDMPKDVSVIVRPPMLRFTELKEKQSFTVTVRWAGEPNVAGAEGNLKWVSDDDYIVRSPLVIPGKGE